GGCGATCGGAGTCTGCTCACGTCCTCCGATACCGGACAGCTATAACGGGTGCCGACCGTGGAGCCGGTATGGTCGACGCGACCCTCATGCCGATCGAGCGCGGCACGATCACGACCGACTTCAACCATGTTCTCGAGGGCCACACGGTGGGGACGGCCGACGACCCCAACCCCGAGGCGACGATGGGCGACGGCCCCGTCTATAACGTCGTGATCGATCACCCCGAGGCGACGATCCTCTGGGACACCGGCTCTCACCCCGAAGCCGATTCGGGTCACTGGCCAGCAGAGCTGTATGCCGCCTTCGAACACACCGGGCTCCGACCCCTCGAGGACGACCTCGAGTCGGCGGGGTACGTCCTCGAGGATATCGACTGCGTGATCCAGAGCCACCTCCACCTCGACCACGCGGGCGGGCTGTACGCTTTCGAGGGAACCGACGTCCCGATCGTCGTCCACGAGCGGGAGCTGAAACACGCCTACTACAGCGCCAAGACCGACGAGGGCGACGAGGCCTACCTCGCGGGCGACTTCGACCGGGACCTCAACTGGGAGCTCGTTCACGGCGACCGCGAACAGCGCTTTCGCGACCTCGAACTCGTTCGCCTGCCGGGGCATACGCCCGGTCTGCTCGGGGTTCGGCTCGAACTCGAGGACGCGGGCACCGTCCTGATCGCGGGCGACCAGGCCTACGTCCGGGAGAACTACGAGGACGAACACCCGATGGGCGGGAGTCTGCTGTGGTCCAAACGCGCCTGGTTCGAGAGCCTCCGGCTGCTCGAGGAGGAACAACGGCGCCACGACGCCACGATCGTCTGCGGGCACGACGAGCGGGATCTCGAACGGTTGCGGGAGCTGTAGCACACCGATCGTCGTTCCTGTCCGATCGTGACAACGAATTTGTAGTATCGGACAGTAGCGGTCGATGATGAACCGACGGTCGACGCCTCGAGGCCGATCCGACGGATGACGGACGAGCAGACTCGCTCCGCGAGGGACGGATCGTCGTCGCTTCGCGACTGGCTCCGGATCTACCTCACGGGGATCTGTATGGGCGGGGCCGATATGGTGCCCGGAATCTCGGGCGGGACGATCGCGCTCGTCGCGGGGATCTACGAACGGCTCGTCACCGCGCTTGCGGCCCTCGATCCGCGCGCGTTCGCGTCGGTTCGGTCGGCGCGAGCGGGCCAGCGCCGGCGACGGCTCGTTACGATCCTCGAGTCGATGGACGTCCCCTTCCTGCTGGCACTGGGTGCCGGTATCGCGACCGCCGTCCTCGCGGTGTCGCGGGTGGTTCCCCTCGCGTTCGAGCGGTATCCCGTCGCGATGAGCGCCTTCTTCTTCGCTCTCATGGCCGCCTCGGCGATCGTCATCTACCGGAGCGTCCCCGTCGAGACGGCGGGCCAGCGCGCCGTCGGCGTCGTCGGCGCCGTCCTGGCGTTCGGCGTCAGCGGCGTGACGGCCGCCGGAGGCGGCGGAAGTCTCCCGGTCGTGGTTCTCGCCGGCGCGATCGCGGTCTCGGCGATGGTGCTCCCGGGGATCTCCGGCGCGGCGTTTCTCTACGTTCTGGGCCAGTACCAGTACCTGATGGCGTCGCTGAACGACTTTTTGGACGCCGTCGCCGCAGTTCCCCGAGGTGGCGGCGTCGGCCCCGTAATCGACACCGGTCCAGTCATCGCCGCCTTCGTGGTCGGAGCCGTCCTCGGACTGCTGACGATGGCCAGGGCAGTGGCGTGGGCGCTCGACCGGTACCGCGTCGCGTTGCTCGTCTTCTTGGTCGGGCTGATGGTCGGCGCCTTGCGGCTCCCGATCGAACAGGCTGCCGCCGAGACGATCCCCCGGACGCCGGGACGGCTCGCCGTGGTCGTCCTCGCGCTCGTCGTCGGTGCCGGCGCGGTGTTCGTCCTCGATCGGCGGACGGATTCCCTCGAGTACACGTGACGATCGCTCACTGCCAAATCCGAACGGACCGAGTCGTTATGCACAGTTAGGCAGGTAACGGAGAGACAATCCATCTCTCGGATATCTATTCCCGGACTTCGGTCGGAAGCAGTGTGTGCTTCCTCTGACCGGGGAGAGATGATCATGGTACTGCCACTCTCGGAATCGTTATCTGTCTCCCTCCCATCCGTTTAGAAGCAATGGCAAACGGTAAGGTTGATTTCTTCAACGACACTGGCGGTTACGGTTTCATTTCGACTGAGGACGCGGACGAGGACGTTTTCTTCCACATGGAGGACGTTGGCGGCCCCGATCTCGAAGAAGGACAGGATATCGATTTCGACATCGAACAGGCCCCCAAGGGCCCGCGTGCGACCAACGTCGTCCGCAACTAACACCGAGTTTCAACCGTCGCCATACGGCGACGTGTGATTGACTCCATTTTTCGAACGCTACGCCCAGTAGCTGGCGCTCTCGTACTCTTTGAACTGCCGTAGAGAGAATCAAGCTGATGGGTGTGCTGAATGCACGCTGTGAGTCCAGCACGACGACTTCGGTTGTTTCACGCCGAAACCGGTAACCACTCGCTCAATACACGTGCGAACCGGGTAGTGCATACTGAGTGATAAGCACTCCTGCCTTTTCTTTCCACATATTTGGTACGATCGCCCGTATATATTTCCCATGTCCAAGTTATATTGCTATCTCTGGGTGATTGAGCATGTACAGCGCCGTCGTTTGTTAACTGATTTACATTCCTACGTGACGTGGGTTGTACGAGCGGTCTAGGCGATCCCACGAGCTGACTCCGAAGCGGTACCCGAAATCGAACACCGAGGACGCTCTCGCCGCTACGTTCCGGCTTCGCCCCGGGCCTGCTCGACCGCGTAGCCGGCGTTGAGTACTGTCGCGTCCTCGAACCGCGCGCCGACCAGCATCAATCCGATCGGGAGCCCGTCGACCTCGCCCGCGGGGACGCTGATGGCGGGGTGGCCGGTGCGGTTGAACGGCGAGGTGTTGGCCGGCACGTCGGTCTCGAGGAGCCGATCGAACGCGTCCCGGTCAGGGTCGTGTTCGGGCGCGGTCACGTCCGTCGTCGGCATCGCGAGGACGTCGTACTCCTCGAGGGCCGCGTCGTACTGTTCGGCCAGCTCGAGCATCAGGTTCATCCCGGCCGCGTAGTACCGGGAGTGGTAGCGGCTGAGGGTGTACAGCCCCTGGAGCAGCTTGAGCTTGAGGTTCGGGGGGAAGTCATAGCCCTGTGCGCGCTGGAACTTGCCGAAGGCCTCGACCCACGAGGTGCTGTACCAGGCCTTCCAGCCGTGGCCGATCCCCTGGCCCATCATCGCGGCCACCAGCCCCTCGTTCGTACAGATCTCGTGGATCGTGTCGGCGTCGGCATGCAGCGGGATCGAGACCTCCTCGACGGTCGCGCCGCGCTCCTCGAGGTGATCGATCGCGTCCCGGACCTGCTCGTCGACGCCCGGGTCGCCGTTGGGTTTGTCGAACCCCTCCTCGAGGACGCCGACCGAGAGCTCCGAGACGTCGCCGTCGAGCGCGTCCTGGTAGCGTTCGGTCGGGACGTCCGTCGGCCGCCGGAGGTGAGCCGCGTTGCTGCCGGCGATTTCGGTGAGCATCTCCGCGGCCGTCTCGACGTCGGGGGTCATCGGGCCCGGGTGGTCGATGGTGTGCTCGAGGCCGACACAGCCGGTGTAGGGAACCAGCCCGTAGGTCGGTTTGTGGCCGACGATGCCACACAGTGAGGCGGGGATCCGGATGCTCCCGCCCTGGTCGCTCCCGATCGCGGCGTCGACCTCGCCCTCGACGACCGCGACCGCGCTGCCGCCGCTCGACCCGCCCGCGAGGTAGTCGTCGTCGCGGGGGTTCGTGATCGGGCCGAACGCTGTATGGCCGATCCGGGTGACGGCCATGTCGTCCATGTTTGCCTTCCCGACGATATCGGCGCCGGCCTCGAGCAGCCGACTGACCACCGTCGCGTCGGCGTTCGGAACGTACCCCTCGACGACGTTCGATCCGCAGGTCATCTCGACGCCGGCGACCGCGACGTTGTCCTTGATCGCGACCTCCCAGTCCGACAGCGGCCCCTCCGCGTCGCCCTCGACCTCACATTTGGTGACCCAGGCGTTGTGTGGGTCCTCGTCGTCGTCGAGCCGGGTTCCCGGGCTCCGGGGCCGGGTTCGCGTGATCGGCCCGCGAGGCTCGGGATCGTACGCCTGGATGGTCTCGTACTCCTCGAGATTGTCGGTGAGCTGCTCGTGGTAGAACTCGACTTCGTCCGGCGTGAGATCGAGGAACAGCTCCTCGCCCAGCTCCCGGACGTCGTCCTCGGACGGCGGACGGATTGGCATACCCACCCATCACCGCTACAACAAAAAGGGATTCAGCATGACCCTGCGCAGTCGATTCCGTCGCGAGAGCCGATCGCGGGGAGCCACGGTCCGAGGACGCGACGAGCTAGACGAGCGCCTCGAGATCGGTCGGCCGCTCGAGCAGCCGGTACTCGCCGTCGTCGTACGCGACGACGTCCTCGTGGCGGAGGTGATCGAGGTGGGCGTAGGCCTCGCCGGGGCCGTGGACGATGTGGATCCCCTCGAGATCGCCAAAGAGGTGAGCGCTGACCGTCCAGGCGTCGGCTGGGCCGTGTTCCTCGAGGACGTCCAGGACGTTTCCGGTTCGCTCGCGGTGGTGGTCGAGGATCGTCCGCGCGCGCTCGGAGGGGTCCTCGATGGGATCGCGGTGGCCCGGCCAGACCCGGTCGTACTCCCGGTCGATAAACGACCGCAGCGTCTCGGCGTACTTCTCGAGGGGGCGCTCGACTCGAACGTCCGCGCCACCGACGTTGGGGGTGTAGACGGGGAGGACGGCGTCGCCGACGAACGCCTCTCCGCCGGTTCGTGAGGGCACGTCAGCCGCCGCTCCGCGGTCCGACTCCGCACCGTCGCGGATCTCGAAACAGCACAATCCAGCCGCGTGGCCGGGCGCGTGGACCGTCTCGAGGGTCGTCCCACCGACTTCCAGGACGGTTCCGTCCTCGATGGGGGTCGGTTCTGCGGGCAGCCCCTCGATGTGGACCGAGCCGTCGAGAAACGCGAGCAGCTCTTCGCGGGCGTCCTCGGGGAGCCCCCACTCCTCGAGCAGCGTCTCACGGCGGTCGTCGAGGGCGGCGACGGCCGCCTCGTCCTGCTCGACGAGGGGAGCGTCTGCCTCGTGGACGTACACCGTCGCGTCGCTCTCGCGTTGAATCTCGCCGGCCAGTCCCGCGTGATCGACGTGAAAATGCGTGAGCACGATATCGTCGACGTCGGCGAACTCGTAGCCCCGTTCGGCGAGCCCGTCCCGGAGGTCGGCCCGGATGTCGTCGGTCGCGACGCCGGTATCGACCAGCGCGAGCTCGTCCCCGTCGGCGAGGACGTAGGCGTTGTTCCGTCCCTCGAACTCCTCGTTCCCCAGCGTGATCCTGTCCATACGGGGGTGTCACTCGTCGGTCAGTGATAACTCGACTGGTACCGGAACCGTCGCTTCCGCCCCTTCGACGCGAGCTACGCGTCCCCGTCGGCGCCCGCCGCGGATCGGCCTTTCGCCGTCGGCAACCGTCGGCGCCGCGGCGACGTGACCGCGTCGCCCGCCCCCCGAATGCGCCCGTCGGGGTCCTCGACGGCGAGCCACTCGCGGAGTCGGTCGAGACCGGCTTGCAGCATACTGACGCCTTTTAGGGCAACGGCCAAAAGTGTTGTTGCAGCGACCGTTTCGAACGGTTCGAACGCCCTGACTCCCGGAGGACCGTTTGGGAACCAGATCTCAGTCGTCGAGCTCGGCCCGCAGCAGCTGGTTGACGTCGCCCGGATCCGCGCTGCCGCCGGTCTTTTGCATCACCTGGCCGACCAGGAAGTTGATCGCGCCGTCGTCGCCCGACTCGTAGTCCGCGACCGCGTCGGGGTTCTCCTCGACGGCCTCGACGACCGCCCGCTGGACCTCGTCCTCGCCGGTTTTGCCCAGCCCTTCCTCGGCGACGACCTCGTCCGGCGTTCGGCCGTCGTCGAGCATCGACCGCAGCACCGTCTCGCGGGCGTTTTTCGCCGTGATCTCGTCCTCGGCGACGAGCTCGACCAGGCGCGTGACCTCGTCGAGCCGCCCCTCGATGTCCGTAATCGCCATGTCGCGGTAGTTGAGCTCGCCGAGCAGGTTGTCCGCGACCCACGTCGCCGCCAGATCGGGGTCGTACTCGCCGGCGACGTCCTCGTAGAAGTCCGCGACCTGTTTCGTCGAGGTGAGCTTCGAGGCGGCCTCCTCGCTCAACCCGTACTCCGCTTCGAAGCGCTCGCGGCGGGCCGAGGGCAGTTCCGGGATCGCGATCTCCTCTTTCCAGCCCGAGACCCGCAGCGGCGGCAGGTCGGCCTCCTCGAAGTACCGGTAATCTTTCTCCTCTTCCTTCGAGCGCATCGAGACCGTGATCCCCCGCGACTCGTCCCAGTGGCGGGTCTCCTGCTCGACGGCCCGGCCACGCTGGATCGCGTTCTTCTGGCGGGTCTCCTCGTAGGCCAGAGCCTTCTGGGCGCCCTTGTGACTCGAGATGTTCTTGACCTCGGTGCGGTTGGCCGCGGCGAGCGCGTCCGGGCCGATCTCGGTGGCGTCCTCGCCCTCGATCTCCTCGGCGGGAATGATCGAGAGGTTGGCGTCGATCCGGAGGCTGCCGTCCCGCTCGGGCTCGAAGACGCCCAGATACTCGAGGACGTCCTCGAGTTCGGCCAGGAACGCGCGCACCTCGGCGGGGCTGCGGAAGTCCGGCGCCGTGACGATCTCCATCAGCGGCGTCCCCGCGCGGTTGTAGTCGACGAGCGTGTACTCCGCGGAGTCGATCCCGCCGCCACCGCCGACGTGTTGCAGACTTCCGGGGTCCTCCTCGAGGTGGGCCCGCTCGATGGTTACCGTGCGGCGGTCGCCCTCGACGCTGATCTCGAGTTCGCCGTCGGCACAGATCGGCTCGTCGTACTGGGTGATCTGGAAGTTCTTGGGCAGGTCGGGGTAGTAGTAGTTCTTCCGGTGGAAGCGGGTCTCCTCGGGGATGTCGGCGTCGATCGCCTTCCCGACCTTGACCGCGCCCTCGACGGCGGCCTCGTTGAGGACGGGGAGGGCACCCGGCAGGCCGAGACAGACGGGACAGACGTTCTCGTTGGGATCGTCGGTCTGGTCGGTCGAACAGCCACAGAAGATCTTCGTGTCGGTCTCCAGCTGGACGTGGACCTCGAGCCCGATGACGGTGACGAGGTCGCCCTGCTGGACGGTCTGGGCAGTCATTGACGGCGATTCGGGCCCGCAGGGGTAAAACGTAACGGGACGTCCTCGACGGGACGCCGACCGGCGACGGAAGGCGACGAACGCCGACCCCGGGCCGAACGGGCGCACGACACCGGGGCGGTTCTCCCTATCATATCACTTCTCTGAACATAATAGCCAAATGGACGCGGACGAACACCCAACTGATGAGCGTCGAATCTGTTCCCGCCGTCGAGCGGTTCGCGGCCGCGCTCGCCGACCTCGACGTCCCGATCACTCGCACGGCACCGACCGAAGAGGCGTTCGAGGACGCCCTCCGAACCGTCGTCGCCGAGCCCGATCCCGAGGCGGTCGTCGGAACACCCCTCCCGTTCGGGACGGTGTCGCTTCCCGGCTGGGTCGACGACGAGCCGACGCCGGCCGTCCTCGAGTCGGCGACAACCGGCGTCACCGCCGCGTCGCTCGGGATCGCGGAGTACGGCAGCGTCGTCCTCCCCGGGACGCCGGACGGATCCGAGCCGGTGAGCCTCTTTCCGGAACACCACGTCGCCGTGCTTCGGGAGCGTGATCTCGTCGCCGACATGCCGACGGCGATCGAGCAACTCGGCCCCCAGCTCCGGGACGGCGCCAGCGCGATCGTCGCGACCGGTCCCAGCGCGACCGCGGATATGGGGGCGCTCGTGAAAGGCGCCCACGGGCCGAAGGCGGTCCACGTCGTCCTGATCGAGGACGGCGCGACCGATTCGAGCGACGCGACGGACCCGATTGGGGGTGAGGACTCGTGAGCAGCGACGCCCGCGAGGCGAAGGCAGCCCGGATTCGACACCTCCTCGAAACCGAGGGTGACGCCGTCGAGGCGAACACGATCAAGTTCAACGAGGGCCGCTACGAGTCGGTCGCCGATCTCGAGGAGTACGAACGGCTGAAATCGGAGGCGCGCGCGATCAAGGAGGACGCGATCGAGCGGCTCCCGGAGCTGATCGAGGCGGTTCGGGAGACCGTCGAGGCGAACGGCGGCACTGTCTACCTCGCCGACGACGCGGCCGACGCGAACCGCTACATCCGCGAGGTCGCGGACAAGACGGCGGCCGACCGCCTCGTCAAGTCCAAATCGATGACCAGCGAGGAGCTCGAGGTCAACGAAGCGCTCGAGGCCGACGGCGTTGACGTCGTCGAGACCGACCTCGGCGAGTGGGTGTTGCAGGTCGCCGACGAGGCGCCCTCTCACATCGTCGCACCGGCGATCCACAGGTCCGAGGCCGAGATCGCCGAGCTGTTCAACGCGCAGTTCGATCCCGAGGAACCCCTCGAGACCGCCCAGGAACTGACGATGTTCGCCCGCGAGCGGTTGGGAGAACAGATCGCCGACGCCGATATCGGAATGACGGGGGCGAACTTCATCACGGCCGACTCGGGCTCGCTCGTGCTCGTCACAAGCGAGGGCAACGCCCGAAAGACGGCCGTCGTTCCGGACACCCACGTCGCCGTCGCCGGGGTCGAGAAGATCGTCCCCTCCGTCGAGGACCTGTCCCCGTTCATCGAACTGATCGGCCGCTCCGGAACGGGCCAGGATATCACCTCCTACATCTCCCTGCTGACCCCGCCCGTCGACTCACCTGTCGTCGACTTCGAGGACGCCGACGTCGCGTTCGCCGACCGCGACGACGACCGGGAGTTCCACCTCGTGCTCATTGACAACGGCCGCATGGCGATGCGCGAGGACGACCAGCTCCGGGAGACGCTGTACTGCATCCGGTGTTCGGCCTGCGCGAACACGTGCGCGAACTTCCAGTCGGTCGGCGGCCACGCCTTCGGCGGCGAGACCTACTCCGGCGGGATCGCGACGGGCTGGGAGGCCGGCGTCCACGGCCAGGACTCCGCGGCGGAGTTCAACGACCTCTGTACCGGCTGCTCCCGGTGTGTCGAGGCCTGTCCCGTCGAGATCGACATTCCCTGGATCAACACCGTCGTCCGCGATCGGATCAACCGCGAGGACGACGGCCAGTTCGACTTCCTCGTCGAGGGGCTCACGCCCGACGCGGAACCCGGCGGCGTCGACCTCCAGAAGCGGCTGTTCGGCAACTACGAGACGCTCGCGAAGCTGGGCTCCGCGACCGCGCCGCTCTCGAACTGGGCGACGACGCTCGGTCCCGTGCGCACGCTCATGGAGAAGACGGTCGGCGTCGACAGCCGTCGCCCCCTCCCTGAGTTCGAACGGCAGACGCTGGTCGACTGGTTCGAGGACCGCGGCCCGGGGGTCTCGGCCGCCGACGCCGAGCGCGAAGCCGTGCTCTACCCGGACACCTACACCAACTACATCGACGTCGAACGCGGGAAGGCTGCCGTCCGCGTCCTCGAGGCCCTCGACGTCCACGTCAGGATTCCGTCGGTTCCCGGCAGCGGCCGCGCGCCGCTCTCCCAGGGGATGATCGAGACGGCCGACGAGACGGCGAGCCGGGTGTACGCCGGCCTCGCGGAGCACCTGGACGCGGATCGCGACGTCGTCGTCGTCGAACCCAGCGACCTCGCGATGTTTCACAGCGAGTACGAGAAGCTGCTGCCCGAGCGCTCGTTCGAACGGCTTCGGGATGGGAGCTACGAGGTGCTCGAGTACGTCTACGGCTGTCTCGAGAACGGCGCCGAGGGATCGCGACTGCGAACCGGCGACCGCGGTCCGGAGCTGGCCTACCACTCCCACTGCCAGCAACGGACGCTCGGACTGGACCGGTACACGCGGGCCGTCCTCGAGCGCCTCGGGTACGACGTCCTCGAGAGCGACGTGGAGTGTTGCGGGATGGCCGGCTCGTTCGGGTACAAGGAGCAGTACTACGAGCTGAGCATGGACGTCGGCGAGCGGCTGGCCGCCCAGTTCACGACGTCCGAGGCGAGCGATCGACTGGTCGTCGCGAGCGGGACCTCCTGTGAGGACCAGCTCGAGGACTTGCTCTCCCGCGACGCGGTGCACCCGGTCGAGGTGCTCGATCCTCGATCCCGCCACCACTGACGTTCCCGCTCGCGGTGGTCGGGTTCGTCGCCGGCGTCGACCCCATCCTGGATCGGCTTCGGACGATGACCAACGTCACCGGCGACCTCGCGGTCACGACGGTCGTCGCCCACTGGAACGACGGGATCGACTTCGAGAGCGGATCGTGGGCCGATCCCACTCGCGGACTGGAAATCGGCGAGGAGAGCGCACCGAGCGACGACTGAGTTTCTGGTCGCTTTTTTTTATCCGTTCGTCGCCTGTCCCGACCCCTGAGGGTATAAACCGGGGCGGATCGTATGTGGGAGAGAATGTCTGTCGAAGATAGCGCCGCTGGCGGACATCCGCTGGATCCGCTAGCACCGTCCGAGATCGAACGGAGCTGGGAAGTCGCGACCGAAGAGCGCGGGCTCTCCGAGGACGCACGTGCGATCGAGATCACGCTCGCCGAACCGCCGAAGGCGGCGCTTCGGGCGTTCGAGGACGGCGACTCGAGACCGGAGCGACGGGCGCGGATCGTCATCCGCGACAAGGCGGAGGGGGCCTCCTACGAGGGGATCGTCTCGCTCGAGGACGACGCGATCGTCGAGTGGACCGAGATCGAGCGCGGCCAGCCGCGGATGATCGGCGAGGAGTTCGTCGAGGTCGAACAGACGGTAACAGCCGACGAGGAGTTCCGCGAGGCGGTGTGCCGACGGGGTGCCGATCCAGATCTGGCGATCGTCACGGCCTGGTCGGCCGGCTACGACTTCGTTCCCGAGGACGTCGACCGGAATCGGCGACTGGCACACGGTATCGCCTGGGTACAGGGCGACGCTGAGGACGAGGGTGCGGAGGCGTACAACCGACCGCTGTCGGGAATCCACGCGTGGGTCGATCTCGACGACCG
This genomic window from Natronococcus occultus SP4 contains:
- a CDS encoding MBL fold metallo-hydrolase produces the protein MDRITLGNEEFEGRNNAYVLADGDELALVDTGVATDDIRADLRDGLAERGYEFADVDDIVLTHFHVDHAGLAGEIQRESDATVYVHEADAPLVEQDEAAVAALDDRRETLLEEWGLPEDAREELLAFLDGSVHIEGLPAEPTPIEDGTVLEVGGTTLETVHAPGHAAGLCCFEIRDGAESDRGAAADVPSRTGGEAFVGDAVLPVYTPNVGGADVRVERPLEKYAETLRSFIDREYDRVWPGHRDPIEDPSERARTILDHHRERTGNVLDVLEEHGPADAWTVSAHLFGDLEGIHIVHGPGEAYAHLDHLRHEDVVAYDDGEYRLLERPTDLEALV
- a CDS encoding amidase: MPIRPPSEDDVRELGEELFLDLTPDEVEFYHEQLTDNLEEYETIQAYDPEPRGPITRTRPRSPGTRLDDDEDPHNAWVTKCEVEGDAEGPLSDWEVAIKDNVAVAGVEMTCGSNVVEGYVPNADATVVSRLLEAGADIVGKANMDDMAVTRIGHTAFGPITNPRDDDYLAGGSSGGSAVAVVEGEVDAAIGSDQGGSIRIPASLCGIVGHKPTYGLVPYTGCVGLEHTIDHPGPMTPDVETAAEMLTEIAGSNAAHLRRPTDVPTERYQDALDGDVSELSVGVLEEGFDKPNGDPGVDEQVRDAIDHLEERGATVEEVSIPLHADADTIHEICTNEGLVAAMMGQGIGHGWKAWYSTSWVEAFGKFQRAQGYDFPPNLKLKLLQGLYTLSRYHSRYYAAGMNLMLELAEQYDAALEEYDVLAMPTTDVTAPEHDPDRDAFDRLLETDVPANTSPFNRTGHPAISVPAGEVDGLPIGLMLVGARFEDATVLNAGYAVEQARGEAGT
- a CDS encoding cold-shock protein, whose product is MANGKVDFFNDTGGYGFISTEDADEDVFFHMEDVGGPDLEEGQDIDFDIEQAPKGPRATNVVRN
- a CDS encoding N-acyl homoserine lactonase family protein, coding for MVDATLMPIERGTITTDFNHVLEGHTVGTADDPNPEATMGDGPVYNVVIDHPEATILWDTGSHPEADSGHWPAELYAAFEHTGLRPLEDDLESAGYVLEDIDCVIQSHLHLDHAGGLYAFEGTDVPIVVHERELKHAYYSAKTDEGDEAYLAGDFDRDLNWELVHGDREQRFRDLELVRLPGHTPGLLGVRLELEDAGTVLIAGDQAYVRENYEDEHPMGGSLLWSKRAWFESLRLLEEEQRRHDATIVCGHDERDLERLREL
- a CDS encoding LutC/YkgG family protein → MSVESVPAVERFAAALADLDVPITRTAPTEEAFEDALRTVVAEPDPEAVVGTPLPFGTVSLPGWVDDEPTPAVLESATTGVTAASLGIAEYGSVVLPGTPDGSEPVSLFPEHHVAVLRERDLVADMPTAIEQLGPQLRDGASAIVATGPSATADMGALVKGAHGPKAVHVVLIEDGATDSSDATDPIGGEDS
- the gatB gene encoding Asp-tRNA(Asn)/Glu-tRNA(Gln) amidotransferase subunit GatB: MTAQTVQQGDLVTVIGLEVHVQLETDTKIFCGCSTDQTDDPNENVCPVCLGLPGALPVLNEAAVEGAVKVGKAIDADIPEETRFHRKNYYYPDLPKNFQITQYDEPICADGELEISVEGDRRTVTIERAHLEEDPGSLQHVGGGGGIDSAEYTLVDYNRAGTPLMEIVTAPDFRSPAEVRAFLAELEDVLEYLGVFEPERDGSLRIDANLSIIPAEEIEGEDATEIGPDALAAANRTEVKNISSHKGAQKALAYEETRQKNAIQRGRAVEQETRHWDESRGITVSMRSKEEEKDYRYFEEADLPPLRVSGWKEEIAIPELPSARRERFEAEYGLSEEAASKLTSTKQVADFYEDVAGEYDPDLAATWVADNLLGELNYRDMAITDIEGRLDEVTRLVELVAEDEITAKNARETVLRSMLDDGRTPDEVVAEEGLGKTGEDEVQRAVVEAVEENPDAVADYESGDDGAINFLVGQVMQKTGGSADPGDVNQLLRAELDD
- a CDS encoding LUD domain-containing protein, producing MSSDAREAKAARIRHLLETEGDAVEANTIKFNEGRYESVADLEEYERLKSEARAIKEDAIERLPELIEAVRETVEANGGTVYLADDAADANRYIREVADKTAADRLVKSKSMTSEELEVNEALEADGVDVVETDLGEWVLQVADEAPSHIVAPAIHRSEAEIAELFNAQFDPEEPLETAQELTMFARERLGEQIADADIGMTGANFITADSGSLVLVTSEGNARKTAVVPDTHVAVAGVEKIVPSVEDLSPFIELIGRSGTGQDITSYISLLTPPVDSPVVDFEDADVAFADRDDDREFHLVLIDNGRMAMREDDQLRETLYCIRCSACANTCANFQSVGGHAFGGETYSGGIATGWEAGVHGQDSAAEFNDLCTGCSRCVEACPVEIDIPWINTVVRDRINREDDGQFDFLVEGLTPDAEPGGVDLQKRLFGNYETLAKLGSATAPLSNWATTLGPVRTLMEKTVGVDSRRPLPEFERQTLVDWFEDRGPGVSAADAEREAVLYPDTYTNYIDVERGKAAVRVLEALDVHVRIPSVPGSGRAPLSQGMIETADETASRVYAGLAEHLDADRDVVVVEPSDLAMFHSEYEKLLPERSFERLRDGSYEVLEYVYGCLENGAEGSRLRTGDRGPELAYHSHCQQRTLGLDRYTRAVLERLGYDVLESDVECCGMAGSFGYKEQYYELSMDVGERLAAQFTTSEASDRLVVASGTSCEDQLEDLLSRDAVHPVEVLDPRSRHH
- a CDS encoding DUF368 domain-containing protein, which gives rise to MTDEQTRSARDGSSSLRDWLRIYLTGICMGGADMVPGISGGTIALVAGIYERLVTALAALDPRAFASVRSARAGQRRRRLVTILESMDVPFLLALGAGIATAVLAVSRVVPLAFERYPVAMSAFFFALMAASAIVIYRSVPVETAGQRAVGVVGAVLAFGVSGVTAAGGGGSLPVVVLAGAIAVSAMVLPGISGAAFLYVLGQYQYLMASLNDFLDAVAAVPRGGGVGPVIDTGPVIAAFVVGAVLGLLTMARAVAWALDRYRVALLVFLVGLMVGALRLPIEQAAAETIPRTPGRLAVVVLALVVGAGAVFVLDRRTDSLEYT